A stretch of DNA from Juglans microcarpa x Juglans regia isolate MS1-56 chromosome 5D, Jm3101_v1.0, whole genome shotgun sequence:
tattagttttcAGATTATTTATTCAGTATCTTAATGTTTTTTCAAGATATTTGATGATGTTAAATGTTGTGGAGTTCATTTTATGTATCTTTTGATTTCACCCTAAATCTTAGAGTTCAAACAAGTAAGAGTTCTGAAACTATTTTAATTTGTGATgtaaagataaaaatgagagtgaaaggaaatggagaagaaagagaaaatgtagaaaAGATGGGGAATTAAGGAGTGTGTTTGCATGGTTGTGTTTTGGGTGAGGAAAGAAGGCAGATAATCCCAATTAATATTGCTTGTCTCTTCTGCGAGCTGGGTATACCTTTTATACCTTttcatctcttttcttttcgaaTGAATacggtttctttttctttcttttccttttctttttattctttttattttttaatttcttgttacCTTTATTCCTCTGATTTTACTTTTCCTTTAGTTTTGGAAATTTTTCCTATTCGTGCCTGAGGTTTCCTAGTAATAATGcctatagaaaaattatatagttacttaattttaagatataacTTAATGTTaatttgttgtaattttatgttaaaaaaaaaaaggcagttTATTACAACTTATATGAGCACTTGGTGCTTAAAAGAACACAAATGATAGATGATCCGTAGCCAAGCTTATACTTTACGTGGGATCTGAACCTTTAATGCATTGAATAAATTAACCCGATATAAATATGCAAGTAGTTAAAACCGAGTGAGAAACTCGGAAAATCTCATACATTATATATGCTGTCAAACTAGTTTAATTTCTTTGTCCACTTGATTTGGAGTAATTCTTACATCTTCCTATCGATGTATGGTGGACAAGCAGTACAGAGGCTGGAGACGTTTCTGCGTCATTCAATGCTTGATTATTTACACAAATCATTCTCATGATGATCCTCTGAAGCTGGCATTTCAATTCTCAGTTGGAAGTATATGCAAAttggagtaaaaaaaaaaaaggcaaaagagaGTTGAACGAATAATGTATCGTATGTAAAGAGACAGCGAATTCAACGAAATGCCGTGCTCTGCAGGGGCTCTTAACACTTAGTAATACCAGTTAAATTGCCACTTGCCCCGCGCCCTGTCCGTCATGCATGGTGTTGCTGTAATTTGCTGCGCACACTTTTCtttatggaaagaaagaaaaaaggttgCTGAATGGCATACAAATCGGCTTAGGACTAAGTGCTTTACCCAGTGTTGTCTTTTGGACCATAGAGGTGGGACTCTCTAGGAGTTTCTTATCTTTCATCCTTTTAGCTTTCATGTCTTTGATACTTTTGCTTTGGatagtcttttcttttctggcAAATTACTTGATTATATTACATAAATAAGAAAGATAATCTGGTTTCCATTAACCCCTGACCATGTCAAACTCACCGACAATCCATCTGCTGCATTTTCATTTACAAGTGCATCAGTTAGGCAGGGTTTGcttgtgtatttatatattataatatatctttttttctttttaaatagatttgcATACTCTAAAACAAATGGCGAACCCATTTTTGCTTATCTGATTGGAGGAGTACTGTAGTGTAATATAGCTTGAATGGTAGCTAGTGGTCAGCTTTCCACTAATGCTGATTCAACCGGGAATAAGATTTGCTTCGATTTCTTTTTATCCGACAAGTTGTTCAGATCATGTATGTGCATGGGCTCTAAGATGTGGACTATAAATGTAATGAAAATACTACTACTCCCTGTTCTTGCTTTGCACAAAGGAATTATTGATTCTCCTTTGCTCACAAAAATACAGAAAAgaatcatatttttttcccctttttttctaCCTAATCACGTTTTggattatatataaagattaatTATGGTTCTTCactaaaatgaatgttttctttcttctctggATTCCGCACCAGTTAAATTGAAGgcgaaaaatagaaaaattcttcttatcagttaTTATCTATCacctcacatcttataaaaaatactcttatattttataaaaaatacccatacattcaataaaaaaaattatagatataaagTGTAAAAGTGAATTGTAATTAATAGATAGGAAATTCCCGAAAAATAACATTGTTCTTGCGTTAATGTTGTACATCCAAATTGGGATACCACTGGATCGGGATGCCCGCAAAGGCTCAAGCCCTTTTATACGTGACCCATAgttaaatcatcaaattttaggTCGGCCCAGCCCACAATGCCGGAGTTTCCTCTTTGAAACTCCTAGTACTAGCTCTCCAGCTTCGTCCCCCACAAAACCCTCGGTTCCTCCCCTAACTTTAATTACTGCCAAGTTTTCTTGCAGGCCTCCAATTCGAAGCCTTAACAGCTTCCTCTTCTGCGAAACTGTGAAAATCGACCTTAACAAACCTAGTTCTCCGACTCCCATATTAGATCCCCAATAAGCCCTAGCTCCCCATGGCATCGAAGAAAAAGCAATTCGAAGGCATTGCTATGTTATCCATGTACAACgacgaggaagaagaagaagaggaggaggaaggtaTGGAAGATGTAGTAGAACAAGAAGAACAACGACCAGAAGATGAAAAAGCTGAGCGACAAGAATCAGTGCGAGAGCAACAAGACGAAGATTACCGGGATTCGATCATGACAGAGCAAGAAGACCTAATGGCAATCGACGAAAGAATAATTGGTGGTGATTCTGCTAACGACGACACGCCGCCGATTGATAATGAGAGTACGATGCCACGGCTTCCGGTTCCGGTGGTGTCGCCGCAGCAAGAGGCAGCGTTGTCCGGTAGTTCGAGGATGGGTAGAAAAGGGCAGCTTACGATTGTGGATTATGGTCACGATGAGGTTGCTATGTCTCCTGAACCCGAGGTACTACCCCTCTTCTTTTCTTCGTTTTTCATACAAACCGTGTTTAGTTGCCACGAGACTTTGGGAAATGGTAATAGGATTCaatatattatgtttttatgatgtTTAAGCTTCGAATGAGAGTGCTCTGTGCGCTTTATGTATCAAGAATCAAtcatacttatataaaaaaaaaatgaatcaagaATCAGTCATGAGGGGGAGGTTGTACGAGCGTTAGATatcgtataatatatatttccctGCCACCAAATGGTGTTTTTATCTGATACCGAACGTTGCAATCAAGATTGGAGATTTTGTGCAGAGTTTCTGGATACTTGAATAAGTTGGGAGGATGTTTTGGGAGAAATTTGTAACTTCGTGGAACTTTTTTTTGGATAATAGGTTTTGTCAATGTTTTTGTTGGTAAAAACTTCAGCGAATGGTGCCTCTTCCTCtgagagaagtttttttttttgggtggagGGGAGGTTTGGTGAACGTACTCTCAGTTTTATCCTACATTGCATTGtctcaatttatatttttctttgtggTATTTTTGGTAGGATGGAGAAATAGGAGGAAGTGGTCGAGTGATGTTTGGAGAGGAGCTTCAAATTGCTAATGGTATGTATGATGTGTTTGTGAGTATTTGGTACTTTCTTTTGTACTTCCTGCACATTTAATCGCTTTTTTTCTTGTGACATAGACTGTATTGTTAAATAACATTGTATATACTCGTTTTTGTAAGTAACATTGTATGTGCTCATGATGCCCTCATCCTGCCAATTAGGGTGTTCATTGGGAGATGGACATTTGTTTTGCAAACTGGCATGCTGACATTGTATATCATCAAAATACGCTCATGATATTTTCAAAGGGATAAATGTTACATAATGGCTATCATCGTTTAAATACAGCATTATATTCATGTATCGAAATGGTCACATTGATTTGCAGATAGGTAGCCAAGTTGCCTACTGAGCCATTTTTCCTTTGGTTGCCAAAGTTGTCGGAAATGCAGAAAATGGTAGAGTTTATTGACAAAGATAACATGAGCATTGTGAATGAATTGTGTCATTGCCCTATTGATGTCATAGTTCAGGTTAAAAAAATATCGCAAAGGTGTTTGATTTCCGCACTTATTGGGAAACATAATTGTTGTTTactgtaaaattttaaatataaattaaaacacaaagCGTATTTGAGCTCTTGGTCATATGCGGAGATTGTAAAGTGGTGGTGGGGTGAGTATGGGGAGGTCAAGTATGTCTTactgataataaataaataaataaataagtattaaGTACAAAGGACTTAAAACTCATATGTTTGTTTATGTGTTATTTTGTAAGTCCAATAGTAGGTCTCCTCTTTTCTATCATTACTTTCATTGTTTGTTGTAGGTAATTTCCATGAGAAAACGCCTGCTGGATCTATTCAGGCTTTAACACCTAGCAATCAAGTAACTCCATCATCTGATCCATCACATAATGATGCAATGAACGATGCGGTGCATGAATCAGACGGTGCACACTGTGAGGATGCTGTCATGGAACATGAAAAAGAAGTTAATCCAATGGATAAGTTTcttccaccaccaccaaaggCAAAATGCTCAGAAGAGCTACAAGTAAGTCCTTCAAAATTTCTAATGTTTAGGTATGTGTATTGTATACTCGCTGTGTACTTGAATAAATTTGCAAGATTGAGTAAATTTTCACTTTGTGAGATtgaataaattttcatttttacttttaaagagaAGTAATttctattcaaaattttatttatttatttctcaagAAGATTGAGgttttttattgcatttttcaCATTACCAAATTCTTATATTTACAAGATTGAGGTAATGCAACTTTTCTTGcctaaaatgataaatttgagCTGTTGTCCATTATATGCATATGTTGCCTATTGGTTTGTAGAGATGAGATTTTACTTTTTCtgtcatcataattttttttgatcggtatgAAGACGAGGTTAAAATTTTAGTGCTGGACATGGCGGTCATCATACTTAATCCATTTCTTTCtacctctttcttcttctttttttttttttctttttttttgggggggggggggggggttgcaTATAGTTAGAACATGTGAGTAAGTCGTTTTACTTACTTTTTCACATTGTACTCATAAAAATATCTTACTTTTTTGCATTGTAAATCTTCTGTTAAGCTGCTTTTTTGgatttgaacaaaaaaactaTCATGAAACCTATGTTATCATCAATGTTGAATCTTAAGgaaaattttccattttggaTTGAATGATAAAATGTGAGGATTATTTCCATTGAATTATATAGACATTTTTGAGGGAATTACAGTGATCAAGTGCAGTACAATGTTGTGTTTACAGCAACTCCACAAACTCTATTTATCGCAAGTTGTTTTGGGCTTGCTGAAATTAGGGATGGTTTGTGCCTGTACCACTTAATATAACCTCTGATGCTTACACAtccaaattatttatgtatgcaAGTTTTTTTCGcactttttaatgaaattcttgtTACTCGTAAAATAATCATGTATGCAAATTTAAGTGATAGCCTGTAGGGTATGCCCCTGTGAAAAAGACTGTTATATCTTAGGGTAAAGTTGGCACAATGACTTGTCATAGGAATCTGTATTGTGATTGCATTGCTGTAACgttgcttctaatttaagatttttttaatatctcaaaaaatttctGTTCCATGCATTACTACGTATTAtggattaataatatttttatattgatgtACGGTATAGCAtgctttatttcttttgatgtCTTTATCCTTTTGTTATGTTATTGCAgaggaaaataaataagtttctTGATTACAAGAAAGCTGGAAAAAGCTTCAATGCAGAAGTACGCAACAGGAAGGATTATAGGAACCCAGACTTCTTACTACATGCAGTGAGGTATCAAGATATTGATCAAATAGGGTCTTGCTTCAGGAAAGATGTATTTGATCCTCATGGATATGACAAAAACGACTACTTTGACGAAATAGGTCATTAACAGTTCCTTTtgcagatctctctctcttctctgtgTTTATAATGGCAGCctgtttgcattttttttagtaatgttaTTACTTTTAGACTTCTTGGTCAATTACACAGAATATGTGATTACAGCCTTTAGGAGGGATATGTCAGTATAACATGTGTTTGGTACTGTGGACTGTGGAGTGTGTATTTAAGGTGGGTATTTTCCTGGTTCTGTTGCTTTTATAAGAGAATTTTTGTATAGAACAAGATTGGAGAgatcatgaatatatattaaattcatAAACCCAGACCCTTCGTTTTGGATTGCTTTAAACAAATTGAGAAGTTAAAACATTTGTCTATCTGAAGTCAGTGTTATGGAACATTTCAGTCTTTTTGTCATTGCCTTTGCTTATATCCAGTACGAGGGTTGGTGAATATTCAATTTCATACTGTGGTTGAAAGGGTGTATTTCTTTATTGACCTATATTATGTCaggtatatttat
This window harbors:
- the LOC121264737 gene encoding uncharacterized protein LOC121264737 isoform X2, coding for MASKKKQFEGIAMLSMYNDEEEEEEEEEGMEDVVEQEEQRPEDEKAERQESVREQQDEDYRDSIMTEQEDLMAIDERIIGGDSANDDTPPIDNESTMPRLPVPVVSPQQEAALSGSSRMGRKGQLTIVDYGHDEVAMSPEPEDGEIGGSGRVMFGEELQIANGNFHEKTPAGSIQALTPSNQVTPSSDPSHNDAMNDAVHESDGAHCEDAVMEHEKEVNPMDKFLPPPPKAKCSEELQRKINKFLDYKKAGKSFNAEVRNRKDYRNPDFLLHAVRYQDIDQIGSCFRKDVFDPHGYDKNDYFDEIEADMRRAEQEKKKSQKVEFVSGGTQPVTVAPASRINIPIPGVSTAAATGLPSAPPVADTATRDIRQNKKSKWDKVDGDRRNPLPSGGQDSISSAGAHAVLLSAANAGAGYMAFAQQRRREAEEKRSSERKAERRS
- the LOC121264737 gene encoding uncharacterized protein LOC121264737 isoform X1; the protein is MASKKKQFEGIAMLSMYNDEEEEEEEEEGMEDVVEQEEQRPEDEKAERQESVREQQDEDYRDSIMTEQEDLMAIDERIIGGDSANDDTPPIDNESTMPRLPVPVVSPQQEAALSGSSRMGRKGQLTIVDYGHDEVAMSPEPEDGEIGGSGRVMFGEELQIANGNFHEKTPAGSIQALTPSNQVTPSSDPSHNDAMNDAVHESDGAHCEDAVMEHEKEVNPMDKFLPPPPKAKCSEELQRKINKFLDYKKAGKSFNAEVRNRKDYRNPDFLLHAVRYQDIDQIGSCFRKDVFDPHGYDKNDYFDEIEADMRRAEQEKKKSQKVEFVSGGTQPVTVAPASRINIPIPGVSTAAATGLPSAPPVADTATRDIRQNKKSKWDKVDGDRRNPLPSGGQDSISSAGAHAVLLSAANAGAGYMAFAKDGARRKKKDLVKGRRRGDPEPFIVLLTIQQHF